Proteins encoded within one genomic window of Oncorhynchus nerka isolate Pitt River linkage group LG9b, Oner_Uvic_2.0, whole genome shotgun sequence:
- the acsm3 gene encoding acyl-coenzyme A synthetase ACSM3, mitochondrial isoform X3 → MRAIGKVSFQLKALSIFPSNFKCQIRGHRVSPPQNFTGYESIKQQYSPQIPEYFNFAEDVLDVWAEKEKKGEKGSNPAFWWVNDRKQEVRWSFEELGFHSRRLANVLSGACGLNQQDRVFLVLPRVPEWWLVNVACLRTGTVLLPGTSQLTARDILHRLQTSGARCVITDESLAPLLDAVASQCSSLQHKILVSPTKREGWKNFGDLVRNASSDHECVKTRSDDPMTIFFTSGTTGSPKMTQHSHSSYGIGLTVNGRYWLDLTERDVLWNTSDTGWAKSAWSSVYAPWIQGACVFIHHMPRFDSHTVLETLSSYPISTFCTAPTAYRMLVQEDMSSYNFSNLQHCLCAGEPINPEVMGKWRSATGLDIYEGYGQTETVLIAGTFKGMKIKAGAFGKASPEYDVQVVDEAGNVLPRGVEGNLGIRVKPHKPFSLFTEYTGDPDRTAECYVGDFYLTGDRGVMDEDDYLWFVGRADDVILSAGYRIGPFEVENALIEHQAVAESAVVSSPDPIRGEVVKAFVVLTAEYKSQDQDQLKKELQT, encoded by the exons ATGAGGGCCATTGGGAAAGTGTCCTTTCAACTGAAGGCACTCAGTATATTCCCAAGTAACTTTAAATGTCAGATCCGTGGACATAGGGTATCTCCTCCTCAAAACTTTACTGGTTATGAGAGTATCAAACAACAATACAGCCCCCAGATACCAGAGTACTTCAACTTTGCAGAAGATGTGCTTGATGTGTGGGCAGAGAAAGAAAAG aaaggagagaaaggatcTAACCCTGCCTTCTGGTGGGTGAATGACAGAAAGCAGGAGGTGAGGTGGAGTTTTGAGGAGCTGGGCTTCCATTCCAGAAGACTGGCCAATGTTCTGTCAGGTGCCTGTGGTCTCAACCAGCAGGACCGGGTGTTTCTGGTACTACCCAGGGTTCCAGAGTGGTGGCTCGTCAATGTGGCCTGTCTCAGAACCG GAACAGTACTGCTGCCAGGTACCTCTCAGCTGACAGCCAGGGACATCCTCCACCGGCTGCAGACCTCCGGGGCCCGCTGTGTCATCACAGACGAGTCCCTGGCCCCCCTGCTCGATGCCGTGGCCTCTCAGTGCTCCAGCCTGCAGCACAAAATACTGGTGTCCCCCACCAAGAGAGAGGGCTGGAAGAACTTTGGAGATCTGGTGAG GAATGCGTCCAGCGACCATGAGTGTGTGAAGACTCGCAGTGATGACCCTATGACCATCTTCTTCACCAGTGGGACCACAGGGTCACCTAAGATGACCCAACACAGCCACAGCAGCTATGGGATAGGCCTCACTGTCAACGGAAG GTACTGGTTGGACCTGACGGAGAGGGATGTCTTGTGGAACACATCTGATACAGGCTGGGCCAAGTCTGCCTGGAGCAGTGTCTATGCCCCCTGGATCCAGGGAGCCTGTGTCTTCATCCACCATATGCCCCGCTTCGACAGTCACACTGtactggag ACTCTCTCCAGCTACCCCATATCCACATTCTGCACGGCTCCGACTGCTTATCGAATGCTAGTGCAAGAGGACATGTCCAG TTATAATTTCAGCAACTTGCAGCATTGTTTGTGTGCTGGTGAACCCATCAACCCAGAGGTGATGGGGAAGTGGAGGAGTGCCACTGGACTGGACATCTACGAAGGATATGGACAAACTGAAACT GTACTGATAGCTGGTACTTTTAAGGGCATGAAGATCAAAGCCGGGGCTTTTGGGAAGGCTTCACCAGAGTATGATGTGCAG GTCGTAGATGAAGCCGGTAATGTCTtacccagaggagtggaggggaaccTTGGTATCAGAGTGAAACCACACAAGCCCTTTTCCCTGTTTACTGAATACACA GGTGACCCTGATCGAACAGCAGAGTGCTATGTTGGGGACTTCTACCTGACTGGTGACAGGGGTGTCATGGATGAGGACGACTACTTGTGGTTCGTGGGTCGAGCTGATGACGTCATCCTGTCAGCTGG GTACCGTATTGGTCCATTTGAGGTGGAGAACGCTTTGATTGAACACCAGGCTGTGGCTGAGTCAGCCGTGGTCAGCAGCCCTGACCCTATCAGAGGAGAG GTTGTGAAGGCATTTGTTGTTCTAACAGCAGAGTACAAATCTCAAGACCAAGATCAACTTAAGAAAGAATTACAGAC GTAG
- the acsm3 gene encoding acyl-coenzyme A synthetase ACSM3, mitochondrial isoform X1 yields MRAIGKVSFQLKALSIFPSNFKCQIRGHRVSPPQNFTGYESIKQQYSPQIPEYFNFAEDVLDVWAEKEKKGEKGSNPAFWWVNDRKQEVRWSFEELGFHSRRLANVLSGACGLNQQDRVFLVLPRVPEWWLVNVACLRTGTVLLPGTSQLTARDILHRLQTSGARCVITDESLAPLLDAVASQCSSLQHKILVSPTKREGWKNFGDLVRNASSDHECVKTRSDDPMTIFFTSGTTGSPKMTQHSHSSYGIGLTVNGRYWLDLTERDVLWNTSDTGWAKSAWSSVYAPWIQGACVFIHHMPRFDSHTVLETLSSYPISTFCTAPTAYRMLVQEDMSSYNFSNLQHCLCAGEPINPEVMGKWRSATGLDIYEGYGQTETVLIAGTFKGMKIKAGAFGKASPEYDVQVVDEAGNVLPRGVEGNLGIRVKPHKPFSLFTEYTGDPDRTAECYVGDFYLTGDRGVMDEDDYLWFVGRADDVILSAGQEYRPWTGARPAKTTRKQRPPAPYASPPSGVSHLPNETSYQAAYSGAREAFRHTELHQRDHNTTTSTAGLPTTTSISTVPKAPVTLLQPSSTTTTPTISTSLQQSSLPERPNLSIGTMGEEQLVRTKLSPNPSAVFQSRSRIFNI; encoded by the exons ATGAGGGCCATTGGGAAAGTGTCCTTTCAACTGAAGGCACTCAGTATATTCCCAAGTAACTTTAAATGTCAGATCCGTGGACATAGGGTATCTCCTCCTCAAAACTTTACTGGTTATGAGAGTATCAAACAACAATACAGCCCCCAGATACCAGAGTACTTCAACTTTGCAGAAGATGTGCTTGATGTGTGGGCAGAGAAAGAAAAG aaaggagagaaaggatcTAACCCTGCCTTCTGGTGGGTGAATGACAGAAAGCAGGAGGTGAGGTGGAGTTTTGAGGAGCTGGGCTTCCATTCCAGAAGACTGGCCAATGTTCTGTCAGGTGCCTGTGGTCTCAACCAGCAGGACCGGGTGTTTCTGGTACTACCCAGGGTTCCAGAGTGGTGGCTCGTCAATGTGGCCTGTCTCAGAACCG GAACAGTACTGCTGCCAGGTACCTCTCAGCTGACAGCCAGGGACATCCTCCACCGGCTGCAGACCTCCGGGGCCCGCTGTGTCATCACAGACGAGTCCCTGGCCCCCCTGCTCGATGCCGTGGCCTCTCAGTGCTCCAGCCTGCAGCACAAAATACTGGTGTCCCCCACCAAGAGAGAGGGCTGGAAGAACTTTGGAGATCTGGTGAG GAATGCGTCCAGCGACCATGAGTGTGTGAAGACTCGCAGTGATGACCCTATGACCATCTTCTTCACCAGTGGGACCACAGGGTCACCTAAGATGACCCAACACAGCCACAGCAGCTATGGGATAGGCCTCACTGTCAACGGAAG GTACTGGTTGGACCTGACGGAGAGGGATGTCTTGTGGAACACATCTGATACAGGCTGGGCCAAGTCTGCCTGGAGCAGTGTCTATGCCCCCTGGATCCAGGGAGCCTGTGTCTTCATCCACCATATGCCCCGCTTCGACAGTCACACTGtactggag ACTCTCTCCAGCTACCCCATATCCACATTCTGCACGGCTCCGACTGCTTATCGAATGCTAGTGCAAGAGGACATGTCCAG TTATAATTTCAGCAACTTGCAGCATTGTTTGTGTGCTGGTGAACCCATCAACCCAGAGGTGATGGGGAAGTGGAGGAGTGCCACTGGACTGGACATCTACGAAGGATATGGACAAACTGAAACT GTACTGATAGCTGGTACTTTTAAGGGCATGAAGATCAAAGCCGGGGCTTTTGGGAAGGCTTCACCAGAGTATGATGTGCAG GTCGTAGATGAAGCCGGTAATGTCTtacccagaggagtggaggggaaccTTGGTATCAGAGTGAAACCACACAAGCCCTTTTCCCTGTTTACTGAATACACA GGTGACCCTGATCGAACAGCAGAGTGCTATGTTGGGGACTTCTACCTGACTGGTGACAGGGGTGTCATGGATGAGGACGACTACTTGTGGTTCGTGGGTCGAGCTGATGACGTCATCCTGTCAGCTGG ACAGGAGTACCGGCCTTGGACAGGGGCAAGACCGGCCAAGACCACTAGGAAACAACGCCCCCCTGCCCCGTACGCCAGCCCCCCGTCGGGGGTCTCTCACCTCCCCAATGAGACCAGCTACCAGGCCGCTTACAGCGGAGCCAGGGAGGCTTTCAGACACACAGAGCTTCACCAGAGGGACCATAATACCACCACCTCCACCGCTGGGCTGCCGaccaccacctccatctccaCTGTCCCCAAGGCCCCTGTAACCCTACTCCAGCCTTCCTCCACCACAACCACCCCTACCATCAGCACCAGCCTCCAGCAGAGCAGCCTGCCAGAGAGACCCAACCTCAGTATAGGAACCATgggagag
- the acsm3 gene encoding acyl-coenzyme A synthetase ACSM3, mitochondrial isoform X4 has translation MRAIGKVSFQLKALSIFPSNFKCQIRGHRVSPPQNFTGYESIKQQYSPQIPEYFNFAEDVLDVWAEKEKKGEKGSNPAFWWVNDRKQEVRWSFEELGFHSRRLANVLSGACGLNQQDRVFLVLPRVPEWWLVNVACLRTGTVLLPGTSQLTARDILHRLQTSGARCVITDESLAPLLDAVASQCSSLQHKILVSPTKREGWKNFGDLVRNASSDHECVKTRSDDPMTIFFTSGTTGSPKMTQHSHSSYGIGLTVNGRYWLDLTERDVLWNTSDTGWAKSAWSSVYAPWIQGACVFIHHMPRFDSHTVLETLSSYPISTFCTAPTAYRMLVQEDMSSYNFSNLQHCLCAGEPINPEVMGKWRSATGLDIYEGYGQTETVLIAGTFKGMKIKAGAFGKASPEYDVQVVDEAGNVLPRGVEGNLGIRVKPHKPFSLFTEYTVVKAFVVLTAEYKSQDQDQLKKELQTYVKKVTAPYKYPRKVEFVEQLPKTVSGKIRRVELRNKEWGRS, from the exons ATGAGGGCCATTGGGAAAGTGTCCTTTCAACTGAAGGCACTCAGTATATTCCCAAGTAACTTTAAATGTCAGATCCGTGGACATAGGGTATCTCCTCCTCAAAACTTTACTGGTTATGAGAGTATCAAACAACAATACAGCCCCCAGATACCAGAGTACTTCAACTTTGCAGAAGATGTGCTTGATGTGTGGGCAGAGAAAGAAAAG aaaggagagaaaggatcTAACCCTGCCTTCTGGTGGGTGAATGACAGAAAGCAGGAGGTGAGGTGGAGTTTTGAGGAGCTGGGCTTCCATTCCAGAAGACTGGCCAATGTTCTGTCAGGTGCCTGTGGTCTCAACCAGCAGGACCGGGTGTTTCTGGTACTACCCAGGGTTCCAGAGTGGTGGCTCGTCAATGTGGCCTGTCTCAGAACCG GAACAGTACTGCTGCCAGGTACCTCTCAGCTGACAGCCAGGGACATCCTCCACCGGCTGCAGACCTCCGGGGCCCGCTGTGTCATCACAGACGAGTCCCTGGCCCCCCTGCTCGATGCCGTGGCCTCTCAGTGCTCCAGCCTGCAGCACAAAATACTGGTGTCCCCCACCAAGAGAGAGGGCTGGAAGAACTTTGGAGATCTGGTGAG GAATGCGTCCAGCGACCATGAGTGTGTGAAGACTCGCAGTGATGACCCTATGACCATCTTCTTCACCAGTGGGACCACAGGGTCACCTAAGATGACCCAACACAGCCACAGCAGCTATGGGATAGGCCTCACTGTCAACGGAAG GTACTGGTTGGACCTGACGGAGAGGGATGTCTTGTGGAACACATCTGATACAGGCTGGGCCAAGTCTGCCTGGAGCAGTGTCTATGCCCCCTGGATCCAGGGAGCCTGTGTCTTCATCCACCATATGCCCCGCTTCGACAGTCACACTGtactggag ACTCTCTCCAGCTACCCCATATCCACATTCTGCACGGCTCCGACTGCTTATCGAATGCTAGTGCAAGAGGACATGTCCAG TTATAATTTCAGCAACTTGCAGCATTGTTTGTGTGCTGGTGAACCCATCAACCCAGAGGTGATGGGGAAGTGGAGGAGTGCCACTGGACTGGACATCTACGAAGGATATGGACAAACTGAAACT GTACTGATAGCTGGTACTTTTAAGGGCATGAAGATCAAAGCCGGGGCTTTTGGGAAGGCTTCACCAGAGTATGATGTGCAG GTCGTAGATGAAGCCGGTAATGTCTtacccagaggagtggaggggaaccTTGGTATCAGAGTGAAACCACACAAGCCCTTTTCCCTGTTTACTGAATACACA GTTGTGAAGGCATTTGTTGTTCTAACAGCAGAGTACAAATCTCAAGACCAAGATCAACTTAAGAAAGAATTACAGACGTATGTGAAGAAAGTTACTGCACCGTACAAGTATCCACGCAAG GTAGAGTTTGTGGAACAGCTACCAAAGACAGTTAGTGGTAAAATCAGGAGAGTGGAGCTCAGGAACAAAGAATGGGGAAGATCCTGA
- the acsm3 gene encoding acyl-coenzyme A synthetase ACSM3, mitochondrial isoform X2 gives MRAIGKVSFQLKALSIFPSNFKCQIRGHRVSPPQNFTGYESIKQQYSPQIPEYFNFAEDVLDVWAEKEKKGEKGSNPAFWWVNDRKQEVRWSFEELGFHSRRLANVLSGACGLNQQDRVFLVLPRVPEWWLVNVACLRTGTVLLPGTSQLTARDILHRLQTSGARCVITDESLAPLLDAVASQCSSLQHKILVSPTKREGWKNFGDLVRNASSDHECVKTRSDDPMTIFFTSGTTGSPKMTQHSHSSYGIGLTVNGRYWLDLTERDVLWNTSDTGWAKSAWSSVYAPWIQGACVFIHHMPRFDSHTVLETLSSYPISTFCTAPTAYRMLVQEDMSSYNFSNLQHCLCAGEPINPEVMGKWRSATGLDIYEGYGQTETVLIAGTFKGMKIKAGAFGKASPEYDVQVVDEAGNVLPRGVEGNLGIRVKPHKPFSLFTEYTGDPDRTAECYVGDFYLTGDRGVMDEDDYLWFVGRADDVILSAGYRIGPFEVENALIEHQAVAESAVVSSPDPIRGEVVKAFVVLTAEYKSQDQDQLKKELQTYVKKVTAPYKYPRKVEFVEQLPKTVSGKIRRVELRNKEWGRS, from the exons ATGAGGGCCATTGGGAAAGTGTCCTTTCAACTGAAGGCACTCAGTATATTCCCAAGTAACTTTAAATGTCAGATCCGTGGACATAGGGTATCTCCTCCTCAAAACTTTACTGGTTATGAGAGTATCAAACAACAATACAGCCCCCAGATACCAGAGTACTTCAACTTTGCAGAAGATGTGCTTGATGTGTGGGCAGAGAAAGAAAAG aaaggagagaaaggatcTAACCCTGCCTTCTGGTGGGTGAATGACAGAAAGCAGGAGGTGAGGTGGAGTTTTGAGGAGCTGGGCTTCCATTCCAGAAGACTGGCCAATGTTCTGTCAGGTGCCTGTGGTCTCAACCAGCAGGACCGGGTGTTTCTGGTACTACCCAGGGTTCCAGAGTGGTGGCTCGTCAATGTGGCCTGTCTCAGAACCG GAACAGTACTGCTGCCAGGTACCTCTCAGCTGACAGCCAGGGACATCCTCCACCGGCTGCAGACCTCCGGGGCCCGCTGTGTCATCACAGACGAGTCCCTGGCCCCCCTGCTCGATGCCGTGGCCTCTCAGTGCTCCAGCCTGCAGCACAAAATACTGGTGTCCCCCACCAAGAGAGAGGGCTGGAAGAACTTTGGAGATCTGGTGAG GAATGCGTCCAGCGACCATGAGTGTGTGAAGACTCGCAGTGATGACCCTATGACCATCTTCTTCACCAGTGGGACCACAGGGTCACCTAAGATGACCCAACACAGCCACAGCAGCTATGGGATAGGCCTCACTGTCAACGGAAG GTACTGGTTGGACCTGACGGAGAGGGATGTCTTGTGGAACACATCTGATACAGGCTGGGCCAAGTCTGCCTGGAGCAGTGTCTATGCCCCCTGGATCCAGGGAGCCTGTGTCTTCATCCACCATATGCCCCGCTTCGACAGTCACACTGtactggag ACTCTCTCCAGCTACCCCATATCCACATTCTGCACGGCTCCGACTGCTTATCGAATGCTAGTGCAAGAGGACATGTCCAG TTATAATTTCAGCAACTTGCAGCATTGTTTGTGTGCTGGTGAACCCATCAACCCAGAGGTGATGGGGAAGTGGAGGAGTGCCACTGGACTGGACATCTACGAAGGATATGGACAAACTGAAACT GTACTGATAGCTGGTACTTTTAAGGGCATGAAGATCAAAGCCGGGGCTTTTGGGAAGGCTTCACCAGAGTATGATGTGCAG GTCGTAGATGAAGCCGGTAATGTCTtacccagaggagtggaggggaaccTTGGTATCAGAGTGAAACCACACAAGCCCTTTTCCCTGTTTACTGAATACACA GGTGACCCTGATCGAACAGCAGAGTGCTATGTTGGGGACTTCTACCTGACTGGTGACAGGGGTGTCATGGATGAGGACGACTACTTGTGGTTCGTGGGTCGAGCTGATGACGTCATCCTGTCAGCTGG GTACCGTATTGGTCCATTTGAGGTGGAGAACGCTTTGATTGAACACCAGGCTGTGGCTGAGTCAGCCGTGGTCAGCAGCCCTGACCCTATCAGAGGAGAG GTTGTGAAGGCATTTGTTGTTCTAACAGCAGAGTACAAATCTCAAGACCAAGATCAACTTAAGAAAGAATTACAGACGTATGTGAAGAAAGTTACTGCACCGTACAAGTATCCACGCAAG GTAGAGTTTGTGGAACAGCTACCAAAGACAGTTAGTGGTAAAATCAGGAGAGTGGAGCTCAGGAACAAAGAATGGGGAAGATCCTGA